One genomic segment of Nonomuraea coxensis DSM 45129 includes these proteins:
- a CDS encoding P-loop NTPase fold protein, producing MDGKNDRLSSEELEQVARELLENDAEMEYDAGLHREILDKVRLRSGQLATLLSEEIAVVEEASRAMRRFWVVAALALLAAVLLVAGAALWSDGTPFASRTANVTFASGLAVLGAVAFVARWTAIRRRGVSAARELRTALLAPLRALIRLVISELQDDEVRWGGTLRTSKAPALVELHLQDTIPSRTYERLRTFIGEHESSAIGLAGARGSGKTTLMRQLRLDKNLDFHVALVSAPVQYSAVEFTRLIHNELAQVGLKPGEAALIRHRMVAPTLRAVLRTLLASVVLFFMIALWIYDKNRPVPDALDLGWTGFAAVVLGALIIGFMLSRGWVLFQSRTKLTVPPRTTRELCLQQLEFLRWSTTVERSASTALKIGGTGFDGGGKLSRTEREITHAESVQALRQFIDQLLALSNKPVVICVDELDKLANPAEAVDAINGLKDLFHVAKAHFVLSVSTDAMHSFAARGVPVRDVFDSAFDTIIGVGPLSMKESQTLLSRRARDFSTVFVLFCHAWSGGHARDLIRTARACVDLKRELRAGEEATVALLSRRVLRKDLREVVDATVEKLRGDDGNEEMLDQVLAFQESLENESAPLYDLVEAGAFPPDGGPVAPEAQPAATLAPYARIAALCERLFSVSRPPAAWQSEAMGQAVMALAEARSSLGRHPREIERRLKRAVEACDRV from the coding sequence ATGGATGGCAAGAACGACCGGCTGTCCTCCGAGGAGCTGGAGCAGGTCGCACGCGAACTGCTGGAGAACGACGCCGAGATGGAGTACGACGCGGGCCTCCATCGCGAGATACTCGACAAGGTCCGGCTGAGATCCGGTCAGCTCGCCACCTTGCTGAGCGAGGAGATCGCGGTGGTCGAAGAGGCCAGCCGCGCGATGCGCCGTTTCTGGGTCGTCGCCGCCCTCGCCCTCCTGGCGGCGGTCCTCCTCGTCGCCGGGGCCGCCCTGTGGAGCGACGGCACGCCCTTCGCGTCGCGCACGGCCAACGTCACGTTCGCGTCCGGCCTGGCCGTGCTCGGAGCGGTCGCCTTCGTCGCGCGCTGGACCGCGATCCGGCGGCGCGGCGTGAGCGCCGCCCGCGAGCTGCGGACGGCGCTGCTGGCGCCGCTGCGCGCCCTCATCCGGCTCGTCATCAGCGAGCTGCAGGACGACGAGGTGCGCTGGGGCGGCACGCTGCGCACGTCCAAGGCTCCCGCGCTGGTGGAGCTCCACCTCCAGGACACCATCCCCTCCCGCACCTACGAACGGCTCCGCACCTTCATCGGCGAGCACGAGTCCTCCGCCATCGGCCTGGCCGGCGCGCGCGGCTCCGGCAAGACGACCCTGATGCGGCAGCTCCGGCTGGACAAGAACCTCGACTTCCACGTCGCCCTGGTCAGCGCGCCGGTGCAGTACTCCGCCGTGGAGTTCACCCGCCTCATCCACAACGAGCTGGCGCAGGTCGGCCTCAAACCCGGCGAGGCCGCCCTCATCCGCCACCGCATGGTGGCGCCGACGCTCCGCGCGGTGCTGCGGACCCTGCTCGCGTCCGTGGTGCTGTTCTTCATGATCGCGCTGTGGATCTACGACAAGAACCGTCCCGTGCCCGACGCGCTCGACCTCGGCTGGACTGGCTTCGCCGCGGTCGTCCTGGGCGCCCTGATCATCGGGTTCATGCTCAGCCGGGGCTGGGTCCTCTTCCAGAGCCGGACGAAGCTGACGGTCCCGCCGCGGACCACCCGCGAGCTCTGCCTGCAACAACTGGAGTTCCTGCGCTGGTCCACGACGGTCGAGAGGAGCGCGAGCACCGCGCTCAAGATCGGCGGGACCGGCTTCGACGGCGGCGGCAAGCTCTCCAGGACCGAGCGGGAGATCACGCACGCCGAGTCGGTCCAGGCGCTCCGGCAGTTCATCGACCAACTGCTCGCGCTCAGCAACAAGCCCGTCGTCATCTGCGTCGACGAGCTGGACAAGCTGGCGAACCCGGCCGAGGCCGTCGACGCGATCAACGGGCTCAAGGACCTGTTCCACGTCGCCAAGGCGCACTTCGTCCTGTCGGTCTCCACGGACGCCATGCACAGCTTCGCGGCGCGGGGGGTGCCGGTGCGGGACGTCTTCGACTCGGCGTTCGACACCATCATCGGCGTCGGACCGCTGTCCATGAAGGAGTCGCAGACGCTGCTGTCCCGGCGGGCCCGCGACTTCTCCACGGTGTTCGTCCTGTTCTGCCACGCCTGGTCCGGCGGCCACGCCCGCGACCTCATCAGGACCGCCCGCGCGTGCGTCGACCTCAAGCGCGAGCTCAGGGCCGGCGAGGAGGCCACCGTCGCCCTGCTGTCCCGCCGGGTGCTGCGCAAGGACCTGCGCGAGGTCGTGGACGCGACCGTCGAGAAGCTGCGCGGCGACGACGGCAACGAGGAGATGCTGGACCAGGTGCTGGCGTTCCAGGAGTCGCTGGAGAACGAGTCCGCGCCCTTATATGACCTCGTCGAGGCCGGCGCGTTCCCCCCGGACGGGGGACCGGTCGCGCCCGAGGCCCAACCGGCGGCGACCCTGGCGCCGTACGCGCGGATCGCCGCCCTCTGCGAGCGCCTGTTCTCCGTCTCCCGGCCGCCGGCGGCCTGGCAGAGCGAGGCGATGGGCCAGGCCGTCATGGCCCTGGCGGAGGCCAGGTCGTCGCTCGGCCGCCACCCGCGGGAGATCGAACGCCGGCTGAAGCGGGCCGTCGAGGCCTGCGACCGGGTGTAG
- a CDS encoding NAD(P)/FAD-dependent oxidoreductase has translation MPEVIVVGAGVMGASTAFHLAERGARSVTVVDARHAGEGMSSRSSALVRMHYTFEQEVRLAVDSLAFFREWPERVGRPPVLRECGFVRIVQPGEAGLLRENVAMQCACGAEAEVIGAADVLELEPRWRVDDVVAAAYEPRAGYGDGAVVAGDLLSRARELGVAYRPNTPVRSLLTDAGGRVRGVRTDTGDLMADLVVLATGVWTRPLLLAVGVDLPIESEYHEVAVLRDGPGGPASRIACIDSGTRTYFRPEGGGLLLGDFVGPRDGIDPDDFPQTPGEESVVELVGRAARRVPALAESGISRGVTGVYDMSPDARPMLGPVAGIEGLIVAAGFSGMGFKICPAVGRALAELALGEPQTVDVSAFTPDRFAQGRPIDPPYGYGDD, from the coding sequence GTGCCCGAGGTCATCGTCGTCGGCGCCGGCGTCATGGGCGCGTCCACCGCGTTCCATCTGGCCGAACGCGGCGCGCGGTCCGTCACGGTCGTCGACGCCCGGCACGCCGGGGAGGGCATGAGCAGCCGCTCGTCGGCCCTCGTCCGGATGCACTACACGTTCGAGCAGGAGGTACGTCTCGCGGTCGACAGCCTCGCCTTCTTCCGCGAGTGGCCGGAGCGGGTCGGGCGGCCTCCCGTGCTCCGCGAGTGCGGGTTCGTCCGGATCGTCCAGCCCGGCGAGGCCGGCCTGCTCCGCGAGAACGTCGCGATGCAGTGCGCCTGCGGGGCCGAGGCCGAGGTGATCGGCGCGGCCGACGTGCTGGAGCTGGAGCCGCGCTGGCGGGTGGACGACGTGGTGGCGGCCGCGTACGAGCCGCGCGCCGGCTACGGCGACGGCGCGGTCGTGGCGGGCGACCTCCTGTCCCGCGCCCGGGAGCTGGGCGTCGCCTACCGGCCCAACACCCCCGTGCGCTCGCTGCTCACCGACGCCGGCGGCCGGGTGCGCGGGGTCCGCACCGACACCGGCGACCTCATGGCCGACCTGGTCGTCCTGGCCACCGGCGTGTGGACCCGCCCGCTGCTCCTGGCCGTGGGCGTGGACCTGCCCATCGAGTCCGAGTACCACGAGGTGGCGGTGCTGCGGGACGGACCCGGCGGGCCGGCGTCCAGGATCGCCTGCATCGACTCGGGGACCCGTACGTACTTCCGGCCGGAGGGCGGCGGGCTGCTGCTCGGCGACTTCGTCGGCCCGCGCGACGGGATCGACCCCGACGACTTCCCGCAGACGCCGGGCGAGGAGAGCGTGGTGGAGCTGGTCGGGCGGGCCGCGCGCCGCGTTCCCGCCCTCGCCGAGTCGGGCATCAGCCGCGGCGTGACCGGCGTGTACGACATGTCGCCCGACGCCCGGCCGATGCTGGGCCCGGTGGCCGGGATCGAGGGACTGATCGTGGCGGCCGGCTTCTCCGGCATGGGCTTCAAGATCTGCCCGGCGGTCGGCCGCGCCCTCGCCGAACTGGCCCTGGGCGAACCGCAGACCGTGGACGTCTCCGCCTTCACCCCCGACCGCTTCGCCCAAGGACGCCCGATCGATCCCCCGTACGGCTACGGCGACGACTGA
- a CDS encoding amino acid ABC transporter ATP-binding protein, with the protein MPDTARETVDDGEPVIRVEQAWKWFGSTDVLRGVNLTVRPRRTLVLLGPSGSGKSTLLRCVNALERLDSGLVEVEGSRVGLREAGGRLHELTEAELCRQRVRIGMVFQRFNLFPHMTALENVTLGPRRVLGLSRAQAEAEAERLLTRVGLRDKLDSYPSQLSGGQQQRVAIARALAMKPHVMLFDEPTSALDPELVGEVLDVMKDLARQGMTMIVATHEIGFAKEVADTVAMLDGGVVIESGPPGECLVAPKEERTKAFLSKVLA; encoded by the coding sequence GTGCCGGACACCGCGCGGGAGACCGTGGACGACGGCGAGCCCGTCATCCGCGTGGAGCAGGCGTGGAAGTGGTTCGGCTCCACCGACGTGCTGCGGGGCGTGAACCTCACCGTCCGGCCCAGGCGGACGCTCGTCCTGCTCGGCCCGTCGGGCAGCGGCAAGTCCACCCTGCTGCGCTGCGTCAACGCCCTGGAACGCCTGGACTCCGGCCTGGTCGAGGTGGAGGGCAGCCGGGTCGGGCTGCGCGAGGCCGGCGGCCGGCTGCACGAGCTGACCGAGGCCGAGCTGTGCCGGCAGCGGGTCCGCATCGGCATGGTGTTCCAGCGGTTCAACCTGTTCCCGCACATGACCGCGCTGGAGAACGTCACCCTCGGTCCCCGGCGCGTGCTGGGCCTGTCCCGGGCGCAGGCCGAGGCGGAGGCCGAGCGGCTGCTGACCCGGGTCGGCCTGCGCGACAAGCTCGACTCCTACCCGTCGCAGCTGTCCGGCGGGCAGCAGCAGCGGGTGGCGATCGCGCGCGCCCTGGCGATGAAGCCGCACGTCATGCTGTTCGACGAGCCGACCTCGGCCCTCGATCCCGAGCTGGTGGGCGAGGTGCTCGACGTCATGAAGGACCTGGCCAGGCAGGGCATGACCATGATCGTGGCCACCCACGAGATCGGGTTCGCCAAGGAGGTCGCCGACACCGTCGCCATGCTCGACGGGGGCGTCGTCATCGAGTCGGGGCCGCCCGGGGAATGCCTGGTGGCGCCGAAGGAGGAGCGCACCAAGGCGTTCCTGTCGAAGGTCCTCGCGTGA
- a CDS encoding ABC transporter substrate-binding protein, with translation MRALRPRGRSTFLSVVAMVVALGGCALAADPPAPEVGGKESAASASAPVATPAADPALHDLLPERIKSAGVIRVASNIPYPPWEMYTTAGGQQPTGIDYDLSQALAAKLGVKASFDQTAFDSMIPALLAGKADIVMAGIFDTPKRRESLSFVDYAKDGYSLLVVKGNPQGLKDVADLSGKTVAVQSSTSEEAAMSKLSKRFESEGKPGVTVLAFPGDSEAFLAIKSGKAMARVQATSAAAYAAKTFEGGNAFELVESPSITAEFGGGMEGIGVPKADTELRTALQKALQALMDDGTYLKILSTYGVQNIALTKAEIDQGTD, from the coding sequence ATGAGAGCACTTCGCCCGCGCGGCCGGTCGACGTTCCTGAGCGTGGTGGCGATGGTCGTCGCGCTCGGCGGCTGCGCCCTGGCCGCCGACCCGCCCGCCCCCGAGGTCGGCGGCAAGGAGAGCGCCGCCTCCGCATCCGCGCCCGTCGCGACGCCGGCGGCCGATCCCGCCCTGCACGACCTGCTGCCCGAGCGGATCAAGTCGGCCGGCGTCATCCGGGTGGCCAGCAACATCCCCTATCCGCCCTGGGAGATGTACACGACGGCGGGCGGTCAGCAGCCCACGGGCATCGACTACGACCTCTCCCAGGCCCTCGCCGCCAAGCTCGGTGTGAAGGCGTCCTTCGACCAGACGGCCTTCGACAGCATGATCCCCGCCCTCCTGGCCGGCAAGGCCGACATCGTCATGGCGGGCATCTTCGACACCCCGAAGCGGCGCGAGTCGCTGAGCTTCGTCGACTACGCCAAGGACGGCTACTCCCTGCTGGTCGTCAAGGGCAACCCCCAGGGACTCAAGGACGTCGCCGACCTGTCGGGCAAGACCGTCGCGGTGCAGAGCTCCACCTCCGAGGAAGCCGCGATGAGCAAGCTGAGCAAGCGGTTCGAGTCGGAGGGCAAGCCGGGCGTCACGGTCCTCGCGTTCCCCGGCGACAGCGAGGCGTTCCTGGCGATCAAGAGCGGCAAGGCGATGGCCCGCGTCCAGGCGACCTCCGCGGCCGCGTACGCCGCCAAGACCTTCGAGGGCGGCAACGCGTTCGAGCTGGTCGAGTCGCCCTCGATCACGGCCGAGTTCGGCGGCGGCATGGAGGGCATCGGCGTCCCCAAGGCGGACACCGAGCTGCGGACGGCGCTGCAGAAGGCGCTGCAGGCGCTGATGGACGACGGGACCTACCTGAAGATCCTCTCCACGTACGGCGTGCAGAACATCGCGCTGACCAAGGCGGAGATCGACCAGGGGACCGACTAG
- a CDS encoding MmgE/PrpD family protein, translating into MAWTNGDSPAAAFITGLTWERLPREVIDRAVMCLIDTLAAVLAGRASKSALVADDLARAWWPTGPATSIVSGSPLATGGAAFANAVAANAVDIDDCGIYTWGHPGAQVVPTALALAEELRLSGRELITAIVVGYEIAFRAGRCVNHEQSAVHSAERTYRACGSWGAVACAAIACHVHGLDETTTRHALGIAEYDSPDLPMMRAIDTPGMVKHGVGFGALTGLLAADLARRGFTGIEPGLDLARFRPYVDDLGADYYLPRGITWKRYSSCAWTHPALLAVEKLRTEHPLPPPDIARVVIETYPDAARLGTRLPETTEEAQFNLAWPVAALLADGRVGPDQMADARLGAPEIAELCRRIEVVVTDDLTRRYYLSEVNDPEGSDSAVVTVTLTDGTVLSSGRVDHILYPEPGWTLDEMRDKFTWLASGRVTPESVPRLLEALAGVESADDSSVLVRDLASSLTPVGAN; encoded by the coding sequence GTGGCCTGGACGAACGGCGATTCACCGGCGGCGGCCTTCATCACCGGGCTCACCTGGGAGCGGTTACCGCGCGAGGTGATCGACCGGGCCGTGATGTGCCTGATCGACACGCTCGCGGCCGTGCTCGCCGGCCGGGCGTCGAAGTCCGCGCTCGTGGCCGACGACCTCGCCCGCGCCTGGTGGCCCACCGGCCCGGCGACCTCGATCGTCAGCGGGAGCCCGTTGGCCACCGGCGGCGCCGCCTTCGCCAACGCGGTCGCGGCCAACGCCGTCGACATCGACGACTGCGGCATCTACACCTGGGGCCACCCCGGGGCCCAGGTCGTGCCGACCGCGCTCGCCCTGGCCGAGGAGCTGCGTCTCAGCGGGCGCGAGCTGATCACCGCGATCGTCGTCGGCTACGAGATCGCCTTCAGGGCCGGCCGCTGCGTCAACCACGAGCAGAGCGCCGTCCACTCGGCCGAACGCACCTACCGGGCCTGCGGCTCGTGGGGCGCGGTGGCCTGCGCCGCGATCGCCTGCCACGTCCACGGGCTGGACGAGACCACCACGCGGCACGCCCTCGGCATCGCCGAGTACGACTCCCCCGACCTGCCGATGATGCGCGCCATCGACACCCCCGGCATGGTCAAGCACGGCGTCGGCTTCGGCGCGCTCACCGGCCTGCTGGCGGCCGACCTCGCCCGGCGCGGCTTCACCGGGATCGAGCCCGGCCTCGACCTCGCGCGGTTCCGCCCGTACGTGGACGACCTGGGCGCCGACTACTACCTGCCGCGCGGCATCACCTGGAAGCGGTACTCCAGCTGCGCCTGGACCCACCCCGCCCTGCTCGCCGTCGAGAAGCTGCGCACCGAGCACCCTCTGCCGCCCCCCGACATCGCCCGCGTCGTCATCGAGACCTATCCCGACGCCGCCAGGCTCGGCACCCGGCTGCCGGAGACGACCGAGGAGGCCCAGTTCAACCTGGCCTGGCCGGTCGCGGCGCTGCTGGCCGACGGCCGGGTCGGACCGGACCAGATGGCGGACGCCCGCCTCGGCGCACCCGAGATCGCCGAGCTGTGCCGGCGGATCGAGGTGGTGGTGACCGACGACCTCACCCGCCGCTACTACCTCTCGGAGGTCAACGACCCGGAGGGCAGCGACTCCGCCGTGGTCACCGTCACGCTGACCGACGGCACCGTGCTGTCGTCGGGCCGGGTCGACCACATCCTCTACCCCGAGCCCGGCTGGACCCTGGACGAGATGCGGGACAAGTTCACCTGGCTGGCCTCCGGCCGGGTGACGCCCGAGTCGGTTCCCCGGCTGCTGGAAGCCCTGGCGGGCGTGGAATCCGCCGACGACAGCTCCGTCCTCGTACGGGACCTGGCGTCGTCCCTGACACCGGTTGGAGCCAACTGA
- a CDS encoding TetR/AcrR family transcriptional regulator: MAADREEAALALLWSTVHAPDGRTPHCRRCAADRSFHRVSRRRAYACDSCGAHVYPASTTPFAGSPVPLAAWLDAVVLVLDSPGKARPNRVAGALGVDYRRAWRMTRRIDDVLQAGGDDAGLLRKLAGRWKEQALTRPGLTPDPGSPEDRIRVAACRLMAQHGIEATRIADIAREAGVSNASIHYYFRSKDEALLAAFRWAGDQLHLTLQRLLGGNASAIGQLRHLLELSIPGDQGTFEEYLLWLEMWARVRRHPAFLDECVRMSRRWADAVMGVFAAGVADGTFTPVAPLTEVCERYVAIAESLAVRNTLGYSDMSAETARGLLARFTAEQLGVPAESLPAR; this comes from the coding sequence GTGGCCGCCGACCGGGAGGAGGCCGCGCTGGCGCTGCTCTGGAGCACCGTCCACGCCCCCGACGGCCGGACGCCCCACTGCCGCCGGTGCGCGGCCGACCGGTCGTTCCACCGGGTCTCGCGGCGGCGGGCGTACGCCTGCGACAGCTGCGGCGCGCACGTCTACCCGGCCTCGACCACGCCGTTCGCCGGCTCCCCCGTGCCGCTCGCGGCCTGGCTCGACGCCGTCGTGCTGGTGCTGGACTCCCCCGGCAAGGCCCGCCCCAACCGGGTCGCCGGGGCGCTCGGCGTCGACTACCGGCGCGCCTGGCGGATGACGCGGCGCATCGACGACGTGCTCCAGGCCGGCGGCGACGACGCCGGCCTGCTGCGCAAGCTGGCCGGCCGCTGGAAGGAGCAGGCACTCACCAGGCCCGGCCTGACCCCCGACCCCGGGAGCCCCGAGGACCGCATCCGCGTCGCCGCCTGCCGGCTCATGGCCCAGCACGGCATCGAGGCGACCCGCATCGCCGACATCGCCCGCGAGGCGGGAGTGTCGAACGCCAGCATCCACTATTACTTCAGGAGCAAGGACGAGGCGCTGCTGGCCGCCTTCCGCTGGGCCGGCGACCAGCTGCACCTCACCCTGCAGCGCCTGCTCGGCGGCAACGCCAGCGCCATCGGCCAACTGCGCCACCTGCTCGAACTCAGCATCCCCGGCGACCAGGGCACCTTCGAGGAATACCTGCTGTGGCTGGAGATGTGGGCGCGGGTCAGGCGGCACCCGGCCTTTCTCGACGAGTGCGTACGCATGTCGCGGCGGTGGGCGGACGCGGTGATGGGGGTGTTCGCCGCGGGCGTCGCGGACGGCACGTTCACGCCGGTCGCGCCGCTCACCGAGGTGTGCGAGCGGTACGTCGCCATCGCCGAGAGCCTGGCCGTGCGCAACACCCTCGGCTACAGCGACATGTCGGCCGAGACGGCGCGGGGCCTGCTCGCCCGCTTCACGGCCGAGCAACTCGGCGTGCCCGCCGAGTCGCTGCCGGCGCGCTGA
- a CDS encoding N-acyl-D-amino-acid deacylase family protein — translation MPDSRPGPADVVVLDATVLTMDPARPRAAALAITRGRISQVGDRAEVAALIGPGTDVIEAGGRVACPGFVDIHTHTDLDLFSDPGHLLFKNYLMQGITTVLAGNCGMAEMAPGELLGRLDQTPPAVNFGTLAGHGYVRDACGVPAGAEELSGEQIDAMRDVLGKAMADGAFGMSTGLEYIPGLSSRTAELIACAAVVAEHGGFYASHMRSEGDHLLAAVEEGIRIGRDSGARVQLSHLKTDGACNWWKTDAVIGAIEAARADGIDVAGDQYPYTFFGWNPSIFIPGEHLAAGRTTLLDTYLPDPHRRRRIKEGIVDRIVRYHGGDGDLVVVFDWTDGGGRRWQGMTLAGILTARGLTPGPDAEAELILEMLPDERPDAVMGTDLSTSDDAVRRYLSLPYLAVCTDGFNQPWLAPCHPRSYGAFPKVLGEYVREKRALPLETAVMKMTSLPASLMGLTDRGVLRAGAWADVVVFDEATVGERATFDAPAAPTGIDFVLVNGVVVVDRRAAGDGFRLDAAATGARPGKVLRRALAG, via the coding sequence ATGCCTGATTCACGCCCAGGCCCGGCGGACGTCGTCGTGCTGGACGCCACCGTGCTCACCATGGACCCGGCGCGGCCGCGCGCGGCGGCGCTGGCGATCACCAGGGGCAGGATCAGCCAGGTCGGAGACCGTGCCGAGGTTGCCGCGCTCATCGGACCCGGCACCGACGTCATCGAGGCGGGCGGGCGGGTGGCGTGCCCCGGATTCGTCGACATTCACACGCACACCGATCTCGACCTGTTCAGTGACCCCGGGCACCTGCTGTTCAAGAATTACCTCATGCAGGGCATCACCACGGTCCTCGCCGGTAATTGCGGAATGGCGGAAATGGCGCCCGGCGAGCTTCTCGGCCGCCTGGACCAGACCCCTCCCGCGGTCAATTTCGGCACGCTCGCCGGGCACGGGTACGTACGCGACGCCTGCGGCGTCCCGGCCGGCGCCGAAGAGCTCTCCGGCGAGCAGATCGACGCCATGCGGGACGTGCTCGGCAAGGCGATGGCGGACGGCGCGTTCGGCATGTCGACCGGGCTCGAGTACATCCCCGGCCTGTCGTCCCGTACGGCGGAGCTGATCGCGTGCGCCGCCGTCGTCGCCGAGCACGGCGGCTTCTACGCCAGCCACATGCGCAGCGAGGGCGACCACCTGCTCGCCGCCGTCGAGGAGGGCATCAGGATCGGCCGTGACTCCGGCGCGCGCGTCCAGCTCTCCCATCTCAAGACCGACGGCGCGTGCAACTGGTGGAAGACGGACGCGGTGATCGGCGCGATCGAGGCGGCCCGCGCCGACGGCATCGACGTGGCCGGCGACCAGTACCCGTACACGTTCTTCGGCTGGAACCCCTCCATCTTCATCCCCGGCGAGCACCTGGCGGCCGGCCGGACGACCCTGCTCGACACCTACCTGCCCGACCCCCACCGCCGGCGGCGGATCAAGGAAGGCATCGTCGACCGGATCGTCCGCTACCACGGGGGTGACGGCGACCTGGTGGTGGTGTTCGACTGGACCGACGGCGGCGGGCGGCGGTGGCAGGGCATGACGCTGGCCGGCATCCTGACCGCGCGCGGCCTCACCCCCGGCCCGGACGCGGAGGCCGAGCTCATCCTGGAGATGCTGCCCGACGAGCGCCCCGACGCCGTCATGGGGACCGACCTGAGCACGAGCGACGACGCCGTCCGGCGTTACCTGTCCCTGCCGTACCTGGCGGTCTGCACCGACGGGTTCAACCAGCCGTGGCTGGCCCCGTGCCATCCGCGCAGCTACGGGGCCTTCCCCAAGGTGCTGGGCGAGTACGTACGGGAGAAGCGGGCGCTGCCGCTGGAGACGGCGGTCATGAAGATGACCTCGCTGCCGGCGTCGCTGATGGGGCTGACCGACCGCGGCGTGCTGCGGGCCGGCGCGTGGGCGGACGTGGTGGTGTTCGACGAGGCGACCGTGGGGGAACGGGCGACGTTCGACGCCCCCGCGGCGCCGACCGGCATCGACTTCGTGCTGGTCAACGGGGTGGTCGTGGTCGACAGGCGGGCGGCGGGCGACGGCTTCCGCCTCGACGCCGCCGCGACCGGCGCGCGTCCCGGCAAGGTGCTCCGCCGCGCCCTTGCGGGATGA
- a CDS encoding class I SAM-dependent methyltransferase, with product MRRVDYDTEQHQNYARGRALTERQLQVWIDAFAAVLPGRRPLTGLDVGSGTGRFTPALADAFGPVTGVEPSVRMREVAEAQPPHPGVRYLEGSAEHLPVPSASADYALMFLSWHHVENKPRAVHELARALRPGGRLLLRANFSDHHPRPWWLDHFPRAHEVESTLFQPLHEAIAMFTTAGWRVTDFTTVTEPSSGTRRDLLDRLRLRTLSFFAHLTPDEQEAGFRSLERTVAEDPDAPAPVFAEPLLTLERG from the coding sequence ATGAGACGGGTCGACTACGACACCGAGCAGCACCAGAACTACGCGCGCGGCCGGGCGCTCACCGAGCGGCAGCTCCAGGTTTGGATCGACGCCTTCGCGGCGGTGCTGCCCGGCCGCCGTCCCCTGACCGGGCTGGACGTCGGCTCGGGGACCGGCCGCTTCACCCCCGCGCTGGCGGACGCGTTCGGCCCGGTCACCGGCGTCGAGCCGTCGGTCCGCATGCGCGAGGTGGCCGAGGCTCAGCCCCCGCACCCCGGCGTGCGCTACCTGGAGGGCTCGGCCGAGCACCTGCCGGTGCCGTCCGCGAGCGCCGACTACGCGCTCATGTTCCTGTCCTGGCACCACGTGGAGAACAAGCCGCGAGCCGTCCACGAGCTGGCCAGGGCGCTCCGCCCCGGCGGCCGGCTCCTGCTGCGCGCGAACTTCAGCGACCACCACCCCCGGCCGTGGTGGCTGGACCACTTCCCCCGCGCCCATGAGGTCGAGTCCACCCTCTTCCAGCCGTTGCACGAGGCCATCGCCATGTTCACCACGGCCGGCTGGCGCGTCACCGACTTCACCACGGTCACCGAACCGTCCTCAGGCACCCGCCGGGACCTGCTCGACCGGCTCCGCCTGCGCACCCTGTCGTTCTTCGCCCACCTCACGCCCGACGAGCAGGAGGCCGGCTTCCGCAGCCTCGAACGGACCGTCGCCGAGGACCCCGACGCCCCGGCCCCCGTGTTCGCCGAGCCGCTGCTCACGCTTGAGCGGGGGTGA
- a CDS encoding winged helix-turn-helix transcriptional regulator, with product MTRSRARDPNVCGVTAAIAVIDGKWKTMLLWLLESAPQRPGELRRRLPGLTEKVLTQTLREMEADGLVHREVHDVRPLKTVYSLTSFGRELSEALAPLSDWGHRRLEKLAEPRPVT from the coding sequence ATGACGCGCAGCCGTGCCCGGGACCCGAACGTGTGCGGGGTGACCGCCGCGATCGCCGTGATCGACGGCAAGTGGAAGACGATGCTGCTCTGGCTGCTCGAATCGGCTCCGCAGCGCCCCGGCGAGCTACGCCGGCGGCTGCCGGGGCTCACGGAGAAGGTGCTGACTCAGACGCTGCGCGAGATGGAGGCCGACGGGCTGGTCCACCGGGAGGTGCACGACGTGCGGCCGCTGAAGACGGTCTACTCCCTGACCTCGTTCGGCCGCGAGCTCTCCGAGGCCCTCGCGCCGCTCTCCGACTGGGGCCACCGCCGCCTGGAGAAGCTGGCCGAGCCCCGACCCGTCACCTGA